CCACCGGCCGTCGTCTTGCTCGGTGAATGCGTTCGCCGTCTTCAGATCGCCGCCGTAGACGTGGAGTGAGTGCGCTACCGTCTGACCGGCATTCCCGAAATCGTGATATTCGAGCGGCGGGATCAAAACGCCGACTGTGCCGTGATTCGAGACACGATGAAGGCCGCGCACGAAGCGGTACGCTCCGTCCTCATCGCGGCCCACCAGTTCGTAGATCGTTTCGCTCATCGTCCCGTCGACGACGATCTCCGCGCCCCACAGGCCGGCGTGGTCGTGGAGCGGGCTGCCTTGTCCGGGCGCCCACGTCATTGCGACGACGACGAACCGTTCGTCCGGGTCGCG
The Candidatus Baltobacteraceae bacterium genome window above contains:
- a CDS encoding cysteine dioxygenase family protein translates to MQLLGTDAALPELVTPIARAVREDRVTALAGVLAALHQSGLFGRELFAPARAERYSRRLIWRDPDERFVVVAMTWAPGQGSPLHDHAGLWGAEIVVDGTMSETIYELVGRDEDGAYRFVRGLHRVSNHGTVGVLIPPLEYHDFGNAGQTVAHSLHVYGGDLKTANAFTEQDDGRWSARRVDLRYDA